A region of Diospyros lotus cultivar Yz01 chromosome 3, ASM1463336v1, whole genome shotgun sequence DNA encodes the following proteins:
- the LOC127797830 gene encoding uncharacterized protein LOC127797830 isoform X1, which yields MEVPNPAILTRPRSFFSSSIFCPKKKLYKFKIPNSRLPICPPLSTRLAFSATRNLRVSASSGRSTNRRNSLREKLAEKQQVRIDSIVFEPSSGNERCSFNSDNGSLRESEFNYNAGESKSNSLGESVLWNKLENWVDQYKQDSEFWGIGFGPIFTVFQDSRGIVERVVVNEDEILRRSGIDSSLYKQNELVDFTEVNSKISHAKFLAREFESGNFVLPKNSSVAKFVVSDRQQGFVNAIRAFTLGPSLSRKLSRLGIMVLFGCFVLWAIKAALSGGKDKEEYTRLEKEIMRRKIKARKEKEKLVKGSVEVVQDSVEPHMVSAERPTLNKQDLVDSIMKAKASSNKPAAHGSSNIHASESKEFDSKIQEIRAMARAAREIERGDVSPGDSDGGDDLNVSKLSNRQEVDKWHREGDPGDMDLLNNQSNEYLGQTGGLNGASMPLSLPDMKSNDNGSNEEALSDTGNRQASVTSITKTSRDHETASTDMMNIENEVKVMDIAEVSQLPSTSKSQSSKLKKRFRAKPRVISSVKEAREFLSQKCDKLEPKQELQDRNALEDAAISSLDSGKETDDTAKQILDKDTEVSDHTALDGRSDFNPDINDHYVSVMKRRETLPTERIDPEVADEGPKENGLWIPRALGHEENFNSLETGSSSFSLPSEREIDNGTGQVLDKENNGFQYAILGGPLDSVSAASACGDSNPKVRDSDPEDVGGNDKVDNLQNPPISLIHESNSRSTEMVPSVSRENWVAKNFHELEPLVKKIGGGFRYNYMEAREKVKQELYLNSDIIQPKSDENDDEFDWMKDDRLREIVFQVRENELAGKDPFYQMDDEAKLKFFQGLERKVEKENQNQLNLHKWIHSNIENLDYGADGISLYDPLEKIIPRWKGPPIDKNPKSPDSFLERNKSFSRNSSNSYIEREDGQGSCQKAKEFFSNKNTLSTSEVSNKNIKLLNGVSKSHKTVIESSNGSVRAGKKSGKEYWEHTKKWSQGFLESYNAESDPEIRAVMKDVGKDLDRWITEKEIQEASDLMNKIPERGRQFVEKKLNKVRREMELFGPQAVVSKYREYAEEKEDHLWWLDLPFVLCIELYTYESEEPNIGFYSLEMAADLELDPKQYHVIAFEDPGDCKNLCYIIQSHMEMLGNGNAFVVARPPKDAFREAKANGFSVTVLRKGELQLNVDRTLEEVEEEITEIGSKIYHDKIMHERSVDIGALMKGVFGTSKPAKRRRSRRKLRKPRK from the exons ATGGAGGTCCCGAACCCCGCAATCTTAACCAGACCTCGGTCCTTCTTTTCATCATCAATTTTCTGTCCCAAGAAGAAACTTTACAAGTTCAAAATACCCAATTCAAGGTTGCCCATTTGCCCGCCACTTTCGACGCGTTTAGCGTTCTCTGCTACTAGGAATCTTCGAGTATCGGCTAGCTCTGGCCGCTCCACTAATCGCCGGAACTCGCTGAGGGAAAAACTTGCTGAAAAGCAACAGGTGCGTATTGATTCTATAGTTTTTGAACCAAGTTCTGGTAACGAGCGTTGCTCCTTCAATTCGGACAATGGTAGTCTCCGAGAAAGCGAGTTTAATTATAATGCCGgggagtcaaaatcaaattctcTGGGTGAATCTGTTTTATGGAATAAATTGGAGAATTGGGTTGATCAGTATAAGCAGGATTCGGAGTTTTGGGGCATTGGGTTTGGTCCTATATTTACTGTGTTTCAAGACTCACGAGGGATTGTCGAGAGGGTTGTTGTTAATGAGGACGAAATCTTGAGAAGAAGTGGAATAGATTCGAGTTTGTATAAGCAGAACGAACTTGTGGACTTCACGGAAGTGAACTCGAAAATATCTCATGCTAAATTTCTGGCTAGAGAGTTCGAGAGCGGGAATTTTGTGCTTCCAAAGAATAGTTCCGTTGCTAAGTTTGTAGTTTCTGATCGGCAGCAGGGTTTTGTTAATGCAATTCGGGCTTTTACGCTTGGACCTAGTTTGTCTAGGAAGCTCTCAAGATTAGGAATTATGGTGTTGTTTGGTTGTTTTGTGCTATGGGCAATAAAGGCAGCGCTGAGCGGTGGGAAAGATAAGGAAGAGTATACTAGATTGGAGAAAGAAATTATGAGGAGAAAGATAAAAGcaagaaaggagaaagagaagctGGTGAAGGGTAGTGTAGAAGTTGTTCAGGATAGTGTCGAGCCACATATGGTGTCTGCTGAAAGGCCTACGCTCAACAAGCAGGATCTGGTGGATAGTATTATGAAAGCTAAAGCATCAAGTAATAAACCAGCAGCACACGGATCTTCTAATATTCATGCTTCTGAAAGTAAGGAGTTTGATAGTAAAATTCAGGAGATCAGAGCAATGGCAAGGGCGgcaagagagattgagagaggagATGTTTCACCAGGTGATAGTGATGGAGGAGATGATCTAAACGTTAGCAAGCTGTCCAATCGACAGGAAGTGGACAAATGGCATAGAGAGGGAGATCCGGGAGATATGGATCTCCTGAATAACCAGTCTAATGAATATTTGGGCCAAACAGGAGGTCTTAATGGAGCTTCAATGCCTTTGTCTTTACCTGATATGAAGAGCAATGATAATGGATCTAATGAGGAAGCTTTGTCAGATACTGGCAATAGGCAAGCTTCTGTGACTTCGATCACGAAAACTTCCCGTGACCATGAGACCGCCTCAACAGATATGATGAATATTGAGAATGAAGTAAAGGTGATGGATATTGCCGAAGTGAGCCAATTACCCAGTACTTCAAAATCCCAGTCGAGCAAACTAAAGAAAAGGTTCAGAGCAAAACCAAGGGTGATATCTTCAGTTAAGGAAGCTAGGGAGTTCCTCTCTCAAAAATGTGACAAACTAGAGCCAAAGCAAGAACTCCAAGATAGAAATGCGCTAGAAGATGCAGCAATTTCAAGTCTTGATAGTGGAAAGGAAACCGATGACACCGCAAAGCAGATATTGGACAAAGACACTGAAGTGTCTGACCATACCGCTCTAGATGGCAGATCAGATTTTAACCCTGATATTAATGACCACTATGTTTCTGTTATGAAGAGAAGGGAAACTCTTCCAACAGAAAGAATTGATCCTGAAGTTGCTGATGAAGGACCGAAGGAGAATGGTCTTTGGATACCAAGAGCTTTAGGTCATGAAGAAAATTTTAACAGTTTAGAGACAGGATCATCTAGTTTCTCATTGCCAAGTGAAAGGGAAATAGATAATGGCACTGGCCAGGTACTGGACAAGGAAAACAATGGCTTCCAATATGCCATTTTAGGCGGGCCATTAGATTCTGTGTCTGCTGCAAGTGCTTGTGGAGATTCTAATCCAAAAGTAAGAGATAGTGATCCTGAAGATGTTGGGGGAAATGATAAAGTGGATAATCTGCAAAATCCCCCAATTTCCTTAATTCATGAAAGCAACAGTAGAAGTACAGAGATGGTACCATCAGTCAGTAGGGAGAACTGGGTAGCAAAAAATTTTCATGAACTCGAGCCTCTAGTCAAGAAGATTGGAGGTGGCTTCAGATATAACTATATGGAGGCTAGGGAAAAAgttaaacaagaattatatttaaattcagaTATTATACAGCCCAAATCTGATGAAAATGACGATGAATTTGACTGGATGAAAGATGACAGGCTTAGAGAAATTGTGTTTCAAGTCCGGGAGAATGAGTTAGCAGGGAAAGATCCATTTTACCAGATGGATGATGAAGCCAAACTCAAATTCTTTCAGGGACTTGAGAGAAAAGTTGAGAAAGAGAATCAGAACCAGTTAAATTTGCATAAGTGGATCCACTCAAACATTGAAAACCTTGACTATGGTGCAG ATGGTATCAGCTTATATGATCCACTGGAGAAAATTATACCCCGTTGGAAAGGTCCTCCAATAGATAAAAATCCCAAGTCCCCTGATAGTTTTCTTGAGAGAAATAAAAGCTTTTCTAGAAATTCAAGTAATTCATACATTGAGAGAGAGGATGGGCAAGGCTCCTGTCAGAAAGCTAAAGAATTTTTCTCCAACAAAAATACTCTGTCAACTTCAGAAGTAAGTAACAAGAATATTAAACTTCTCAATGGTGTTTCAAAGAGCCACAAGACAGTTATTGAAAGCAGCAATGGTTCTGTTAGAGCAGGCAAAAAGTCAGGAAAAGAGTACTGGGAGCACACAAAGAAATGGTCCCAAGGGTTTTTGGAATCTTACAATGCAGAGTCAGACCCGGAAATCAGAGCTGTCATGAAGGATGTAGGGAAGGATTTGGATCGATGGATCACCGAGAAAGAAATACAGGAAGCGTCCGATCTGATGAATAAGATACCTGAGAGGGGACGGCAATTTGTTGAAAAGAAACTTAATAAGGTCAGAAGAGAAATGGAACTTTTCGGGCCACAAGCTGTTGTGAGCAAGTACCGTGAATATGCAGAAGAGAAGGAAGATCATTTATGGTGGCTAGATCTACCCTTTGTACTG TGTATCGAATTGTACACATATGAAAGTGAGGAACCGAATATAGGATTTTATTCACTCGAGATGGCAGCAGATCTCGAATTGGATCCAAAGCAGTATCATGTGATTGCTTTTGAGGACCCTGGTGATTGCAAGAATCTGTGCTATATTATACAGTCTCATATGGAGATGCTTGGAAATGGCAATGCATTTGTTGTTGCAAGGCCACCTAAG GATGCTTTTCGGGAAGCCAAAGCAAATGGCTTTAGTGTTACAGTCCTCAGGAAAGGGGAGTTGCAGCTGAATGTGGACCGGACACTGGAAGAGGTTGAGGAAGAAATTACTGAGATTGGTAGCAAGATATACCATGATAAGATCATGCATGAACGCTCTGTGGATATAGGTGCCTTAATGAAGGGTGTATTTGGAACCAGCAAACCTGCTAAAAG gagAAGATCAAGGCGGAAACTGAGAAAGCctagaaaataa
- the LOC127797830 gene encoding uncharacterized protein LOC127797830 isoform X2 has translation MEVPNPAILTRPRSFFSSSIFCPKKKLYKFKIPNSRLPICPPLSTRLAFSATRNLRVSASSGRSTNRRNSLREKLAEKQQVRIDSIVFEPSSGNERCSFNSDNGSLRESEFNYNAGESKSNSLGESVLWNKLENWVDQYKQDSEFWGIGFGPIFTVFQDSRGIVERVVVNEDEILRRSGIDSSLYKQNELVDFTEVNSKISHAKFLAREFESGNFVLPKNSSVAKFVVSDRQQGFVNAIRAFTLGPSLSRKLSRLGIMVLFGCFVLWAIKAALSGGKDKEEYTRLEKEIMRRKIKARKEKEKLVKGSVEVVQDSVEPHMVSAERPTLNKQDLVDSIMKAKASSNKPAAHGSSNIHASESKEFDSKIQEIRAMARAAREIERGDVSPGDSDGGDDLNVSKLSNRQEVDKWHREGDPGDMDLLNNQSNEYLGQTGGLNGASMPLSLPDMKSNDNGSNEEALSDTGNRQASVTSITKTSRDHETASTDMMNIENEVKVMDIAEVSQLPSTSKSQSSKLKKRFRAKPRVISSVKEAREFLSQKCDKLEPKQELQDRNALEDAAISSLDSGKETDDTAKQILDKDTEVSDHTALDGRSDFNPDINDHYVSVMKRRETLPTERIDPEVADEGPKENGLWIPRALGHEENFNSLETGSSSFSLPSEREIDNGTGQVLDKENNGFQYAILGGPLDSVSAASACGDSNPKVRDSDPEDVGGNDKVDNLQNPPISLIHESNSRSTEMVPSVSRENWVAKNFHELEPLVKKIGGGFRYNYMEAREKVKQELYLNSDIIQPKSDENDDEFDWMKDDRLREIVFQVRENELAGKDPFYQMDDEAKLKFFQGLERKVEKENQNQLNLHKWIHSNIENLDYGADGISLYDPLEKIIPRWKGPPIDKNPKSPDSFLERNKSFSRNSSNSYIEREDGQGSCQKAKEFFSNKNTLSTSEVSNKNIKLLNGVSKSHKTVIESSNGSVRAGKKSGKEYWEHTKKWSQGFLESYNAESDPEIRAVMKDVGKDLDRWITEKEIQEASDLMNKIPERGRQFVEKKLNKVRREMELFGPQAVVSKYREYAEEKEDHLWWLDLPFVLCIELYTYESEEPNIGFYSLEMAADLELDPKQYHVIAFEDPGDCKNLCYIIQSHMEMLGNGNAFVVARPPKEKIKAETEKA, from the exons ATGGAGGTCCCGAACCCCGCAATCTTAACCAGACCTCGGTCCTTCTTTTCATCATCAATTTTCTGTCCCAAGAAGAAACTTTACAAGTTCAAAATACCCAATTCAAGGTTGCCCATTTGCCCGCCACTTTCGACGCGTTTAGCGTTCTCTGCTACTAGGAATCTTCGAGTATCGGCTAGCTCTGGCCGCTCCACTAATCGCCGGAACTCGCTGAGGGAAAAACTTGCTGAAAAGCAACAGGTGCGTATTGATTCTATAGTTTTTGAACCAAGTTCTGGTAACGAGCGTTGCTCCTTCAATTCGGACAATGGTAGTCTCCGAGAAAGCGAGTTTAATTATAATGCCGgggagtcaaaatcaaattctcTGGGTGAATCTGTTTTATGGAATAAATTGGAGAATTGGGTTGATCAGTATAAGCAGGATTCGGAGTTTTGGGGCATTGGGTTTGGTCCTATATTTACTGTGTTTCAAGACTCACGAGGGATTGTCGAGAGGGTTGTTGTTAATGAGGACGAAATCTTGAGAAGAAGTGGAATAGATTCGAGTTTGTATAAGCAGAACGAACTTGTGGACTTCACGGAAGTGAACTCGAAAATATCTCATGCTAAATTTCTGGCTAGAGAGTTCGAGAGCGGGAATTTTGTGCTTCCAAAGAATAGTTCCGTTGCTAAGTTTGTAGTTTCTGATCGGCAGCAGGGTTTTGTTAATGCAATTCGGGCTTTTACGCTTGGACCTAGTTTGTCTAGGAAGCTCTCAAGATTAGGAATTATGGTGTTGTTTGGTTGTTTTGTGCTATGGGCAATAAAGGCAGCGCTGAGCGGTGGGAAAGATAAGGAAGAGTATACTAGATTGGAGAAAGAAATTATGAGGAGAAAGATAAAAGcaagaaaggagaaagagaagctGGTGAAGGGTAGTGTAGAAGTTGTTCAGGATAGTGTCGAGCCACATATGGTGTCTGCTGAAAGGCCTACGCTCAACAAGCAGGATCTGGTGGATAGTATTATGAAAGCTAAAGCATCAAGTAATAAACCAGCAGCACACGGATCTTCTAATATTCATGCTTCTGAAAGTAAGGAGTTTGATAGTAAAATTCAGGAGATCAGAGCAATGGCAAGGGCGgcaagagagattgagagaggagATGTTTCACCAGGTGATAGTGATGGAGGAGATGATCTAAACGTTAGCAAGCTGTCCAATCGACAGGAAGTGGACAAATGGCATAGAGAGGGAGATCCGGGAGATATGGATCTCCTGAATAACCAGTCTAATGAATATTTGGGCCAAACAGGAGGTCTTAATGGAGCTTCAATGCCTTTGTCTTTACCTGATATGAAGAGCAATGATAATGGATCTAATGAGGAAGCTTTGTCAGATACTGGCAATAGGCAAGCTTCTGTGACTTCGATCACGAAAACTTCCCGTGACCATGAGACCGCCTCAACAGATATGATGAATATTGAGAATGAAGTAAAGGTGATGGATATTGCCGAAGTGAGCCAATTACCCAGTACTTCAAAATCCCAGTCGAGCAAACTAAAGAAAAGGTTCAGAGCAAAACCAAGGGTGATATCTTCAGTTAAGGAAGCTAGGGAGTTCCTCTCTCAAAAATGTGACAAACTAGAGCCAAAGCAAGAACTCCAAGATAGAAATGCGCTAGAAGATGCAGCAATTTCAAGTCTTGATAGTGGAAAGGAAACCGATGACACCGCAAAGCAGATATTGGACAAAGACACTGAAGTGTCTGACCATACCGCTCTAGATGGCAGATCAGATTTTAACCCTGATATTAATGACCACTATGTTTCTGTTATGAAGAGAAGGGAAACTCTTCCAACAGAAAGAATTGATCCTGAAGTTGCTGATGAAGGACCGAAGGAGAATGGTCTTTGGATACCAAGAGCTTTAGGTCATGAAGAAAATTTTAACAGTTTAGAGACAGGATCATCTAGTTTCTCATTGCCAAGTGAAAGGGAAATAGATAATGGCACTGGCCAGGTACTGGACAAGGAAAACAATGGCTTCCAATATGCCATTTTAGGCGGGCCATTAGATTCTGTGTCTGCTGCAAGTGCTTGTGGAGATTCTAATCCAAAAGTAAGAGATAGTGATCCTGAAGATGTTGGGGGAAATGATAAAGTGGATAATCTGCAAAATCCCCCAATTTCCTTAATTCATGAAAGCAACAGTAGAAGTACAGAGATGGTACCATCAGTCAGTAGGGAGAACTGGGTAGCAAAAAATTTTCATGAACTCGAGCCTCTAGTCAAGAAGATTGGAGGTGGCTTCAGATATAACTATATGGAGGCTAGGGAAAAAgttaaacaagaattatatttaaattcagaTATTATACAGCCCAAATCTGATGAAAATGACGATGAATTTGACTGGATGAAAGATGACAGGCTTAGAGAAATTGTGTTTCAAGTCCGGGAGAATGAGTTAGCAGGGAAAGATCCATTTTACCAGATGGATGATGAAGCCAAACTCAAATTCTTTCAGGGACTTGAGAGAAAAGTTGAGAAAGAGAATCAGAACCAGTTAAATTTGCATAAGTGGATCCACTCAAACATTGAAAACCTTGACTATGGTGCAG ATGGTATCAGCTTATATGATCCACTGGAGAAAATTATACCCCGTTGGAAAGGTCCTCCAATAGATAAAAATCCCAAGTCCCCTGATAGTTTTCTTGAGAGAAATAAAAGCTTTTCTAGAAATTCAAGTAATTCATACATTGAGAGAGAGGATGGGCAAGGCTCCTGTCAGAAAGCTAAAGAATTTTTCTCCAACAAAAATACTCTGTCAACTTCAGAAGTAAGTAACAAGAATATTAAACTTCTCAATGGTGTTTCAAAGAGCCACAAGACAGTTATTGAAAGCAGCAATGGTTCTGTTAGAGCAGGCAAAAAGTCAGGAAAAGAGTACTGGGAGCACACAAAGAAATGGTCCCAAGGGTTTTTGGAATCTTACAATGCAGAGTCAGACCCGGAAATCAGAGCTGTCATGAAGGATGTAGGGAAGGATTTGGATCGATGGATCACCGAGAAAGAAATACAGGAAGCGTCCGATCTGATGAATAAGATACCTGAGAGGGGACGGCAATTTGTTGAAAAGAAACTTAATAAGGTCAGAAGAGAAATGGAACTTTTCGGGCCACAAGCTGTTGTGAGCAAGTACCGTGAATATGCAGAAGAGAAGGAAGATCATTTATGGTGGCTAGATCTACCCTTTGTACTG TGTATCGAATTGTACACATATGAAAGTGAGGAACCGAATATAGGATTTTATTCACTCGAGATGGCAGCAGATCTCGAATTGGATCCAAAGCAGTATCATGTGATTGCTTTTGAGGACCCTGGTGATTGCAAGAATCTGTGCTATATTATACAGTCTCATATGGAGATGCTTGGAAATGGCAATGCATTTGTTGTTGCAAGGCCACCTAAG gagAAGATCAAGGCGGAAACTGAGAAAGCctag